The window TCTAGCTGGTATAATGGCTGCCAGCTGAAGGGAGGGATTGCCCATGCCAATGCCAAGGATGCGAGTAACGAATACGCACGGATTCGGGATCGACGAGCTTGCAAAGATTGCGGCACGTGCTGAGAAGCCATATACGCGTCAAGCGCTCACGGCGGTAGTCATGACTCTTCAGGGTATTCCAGCAGAGACCATAGCCCAGACGCTGGGTGTTCCCGCGTCTGCGTCTGGAGGCACGTCAACCGGTGGAACAAACAAGGCATGGAGGCTGCAAAGGACCACAGGGGCGGCAGCAAGAGCTCGTTCACCGAGGAGATGCTCGCCGACATCGACGACGCCGTTAGGAACCGGAACCCACAGGATCATGGATACTACAAGAACCGTTGGGACACTAGGGTC is drawn from Bacillota bacterium and contains these coding sequences:
- a CDS encoding winged helix-turn-helix domain-containing protein, whose protein sequence is MYASSAHGGSHDSSGYSSRDHSPDAGCSRVCVWRHVNRWNKQGMEAAKDHRGGSKSSFTEEMLADIDDAVRNRNPQDHGYYKNRWDTRVLQRYILDTYGRKYSYERIRQILHKLGHSHKRSTKRPARADKQAQDAFKKGWLH